One window of Dama dama isolate Ldn47 chromosome 30, ASM3311817v1, whole genome shotgun sequence genomic DNA carries:
- the FAM216B gene encoding LOW QUALITY PROTEIN: protein FAM216B (The sequence of the model RefSeq protein was modified relative to this genomic sequence to represent the inferred CDS: inserted 2 bases in 1 codon) yields MNARFLKRGDYNTGDENWEKCRIKKSEKKKKKRSLVRYRIKMGEKWKRQQKLWHVPHIPCIRVPRSASDTPLLKDLTPGQQRYFYSIMRIYSPRPQWEALQTRYIHSLQHQQRLGYITQREALACVAVLRDSTKRASAKAGPHRTVPQKAAGRTRTQPSARPGCVIPLXAQSTRLPSPRSRAVHKL; encoded by the exons GGATGAGAATTGGGAAAAGTGCAGAATTaagaagtctgaaaaaaaaaaaaaaaaaagaagtctggtGAG GTACAGAATAAAgatgggagaaaaatggaaaagacaacAAAAGCTGTGGCATGTGCCACATATCCCTTGCATCCGAGTCCCTCGCTCTGCCTCTGACACGCCATTGTTGAAG GACCTAACCCCAGGGCAGCAGCGCTATTTTTATAGCATCATGAGGATTTACAGCCCCAGGCCCCAGTGGGAGGCCCTGCAGACCCGCTACATCCACAGCCTTCAGCACCAGCAGCGGCTTG gCTATATTACTCAACGGGAGGCCTTGGCCTGTGTGGCTGTACTAAGAGATTCAACCAAAAGAGCCTCAGCCAAGGCAGGTCCTCATAGAACCGTCCCCCAGAAAGCCGCGGGCAGAACAAGAACTCAGCCCTCAGCACGACCTGGGTGTGTGATTCCACT GGCCCAAAGCACAAGGCTGCCATCCCCCAGGTCCAGGGCTGTGCACAAGCTCTGA